From Styela clava chromosome 6, kaStyClav1.hap1.2, whole genome shotgun sequence, one genomic window encodes:
- the LOC120330615 gene encoding proton myo-inositol cotransporter-like, translating into MDNGKNSHSNGVDAEEDTVMIYRNEEEEPGRRGFLYLLTSLAAIGGFLFGYDTGVVSGAMILLKEEFDLDNTWQELIVAVAVGFAAIFALIGSPLNNIWGRKGVILLSSVIFALGSVLMAIAKDKVMLLVGRATVGAAIGLSSMTIPMYIAESSPPEIRGKLVTINVLFITGGQVIASCVDGLFSNDKENGWRFMLGLAAIPAAIQFVGFLFLPESPRWLIEKGKLNKAAQILKKILGNGLKVQHEMEALKRTYEEQKSVRFCRLFTETSVRRALFVGCGMQMFQQLVGINTVMYYSATIIQMSGVKDDTVVIWLAAGVASMNFFGTVIGIWLVERLGRRTLSLLSMAGVLFALLLLSLAFLLPAIHTPSVTLNSTAISQDTEGCFLHSTCESCMLDDKCGFCYMEFTNSTGVTESTCIPSADDPRFSLIGRCAEGNISTAGKYGPYFAQNYCPTKYSWLALIGMIFYLMCFAPGMGPMPWTVNSEIYPQWARSAGNAMSTGTNWVFNVLISLTFLHVSQMLTYQGAFLLYAGFAFLGFIFIFLFLPETKGKPLEEIEDLFSSRWIVCGSKSSESYRVILNGNDTSDNDDGEDTLFVR; encoded by the coding sequence atggACAATGGAAAGAATTCGCACAGCAATGGTGTTGATGCTGAGGAGGACACAGTTATGATATACAGGAATGAAGAGGAAGAGCCAGGGAGAAGAGGATTTCTATATTTGCTGACATCATTAGCTGCAATTGGTGGCTTTTTGTTTGGCTATGACACTGGAGTTGTCAGTGGGGCAATGATTTTATTGAAAGAAGAATTTGATTTAGACAACACATGGCAAGAATTAATTGTAGCAGTTGCAGTCGGTTTTGCAGCAATTTTTGCCTTAATTGGAAGTCCTTTGAATAATATTTGGGGTAGAAAAGGCGTCATACTTCTTTCAAGTGTAATATTTGCTCTGGGTTCTGTGCTAATGGCAATTGCAAAAGATAAAGTTATGCTGTTAGTTGGGCGTGCCACAGTTGGCGCTGCTATTGGTCTATCTTCAATGACAATCCCTATGTATATTGCCGAGTCGTCACCTCCTGAAATCAGAGGCAAACTAGTGACAATTAATGTACTATTTATAACTGGAGGACAAGTCATTGCAAGCTGTGTCGATGGTTTATTTAGCAATGACAAGGAGAATGGTTGGAGATTTATGCTTGGACTGGCAGCTATACCGGCAGCAATTCAGTTTGttggatttttatttttgccCGAAAGCCCAAGGTGGTTAATTGAAAAAGGGAAATTGAACAAGGCAGCCCAGATACTCAAAAAGATATTAGGAAATGGATTGAAGGTGCAACACGAGATGGAAGCTTTGAAACGAACATATGAAGAACAAAAAAGTGTACGATTTTGTCGATTATTCACTGAAACCAGTGTGAGACGCGCTCTATTTGTTGGATGTGGTATGCAAATGTTTCAACAGCTAGTTGGAATAAATACTGTAATGTATTATTCTGCAACGATAATCCAGATGTCAGGAGTGAAGGATGATACAGTCGTGATATGGCTCGCAGCTGGTGTAGCCTCAATGAACTTTTTTGGAACAGTCATTGGAATTTGGCTTGTAGAACGCTTGGGACGACGAACCCTTTCATTACTTAGCATGGCTGGTGTATTATTCGCCCTGTTATTGTTATCTCTTGCATTTTTACTTCCAGCGATTCATACACCGTCTGTAACGTTAAATTCAACTGCGATATCACAGGATACAGAAGGCTGTTTCCTCCATTCTACTTGTGAGTCATGTATGCTTGATGACAAATGTGGCTTCTGTTACATGGAATTTACTAATAGTACTGGCGTCACTGAGTCTACTTGCATACCCTCTGCTGATGATCCTCGATTTTCATTGATTGGACGATGTGCAGAGGGAAATATAAGTACGGCTGGGAAATATGGACCCTATTTTGCTCAAAATTATTGCCCTACCAAATATTCCTGGCTTGCTTTGATAGGCATGATATTTTATCTCATGTGTTTTGCACCTGGCATGGGACCAATGCCATGGACTGTTAATTCTGAAATATATCCACAATGGGCCCGAAGTGCTGGAAATGCAATGAGCACTGGCACTAATTGGGTTTTTAATGTTCTCATTTCATTAACATTTCTACATGTGTCACAAATGCTGACTTATCAAGGTGCATTTTTGTTATATGCTGGATTCGCTTTCCTGGgatttatctttatttttttatttttgcctgAAACAAAAGGAAAGCCACTGGAAGAGATAGAAGACCTTTTTTCTTCAAGGTGGATTGTATGCGGATCCAAATCCTCAGAGTCTTACAGAGTTATTCTAAACGGCAATGACACTTCAGATAATGATGATGGTGAAGACACTTTGTTTGTGAGATAG
- the LOC120331976 gene encoding inactive hydroxysteroid dehydrogenase-like protein 1: MAAVDSFSFLINQIAQVGRENWDYFIDIVAIVGAWYALRFTAEFGYHTFVHYRRAVFSARNFVKHYGRWAVVTGCTSGIGKQFCRQLAERGVNIVLIGRNSELCAKESRYLEKRYGVHTFTIIHDFCTASADQYAGITDILKDKEIGILINNAGVHYDHPMYFTEVDPERLYAITQVNMTGLVMLTHAIVPSMIARRKGLIVNLSSGAGWLPVPLITLYSASKAFVSHFSKSLGMELKQHNIHIQSLEPMYISTRMSKFSSLLSSTSPNAKIYVKNALKSFGKVRHGTGHYPHTIQMLIIRWCPHWLAVRASAILQHHLHSEGSQKKLKKE; this comes from the exons ATGGCGGCCGTAGATTCTTTCAGTTTTTTAATCAATCAAATAGCCCAAGTTGGACGGGAAAACTGGGATTACTTTATTGATATTGTGGCAATCGTAGGAGCGTGGTATGCTTTGAGGTTCACTGCGGAGTTTGGCTATCACACCTTTGTGCACTATAGACGAGCAGTTTTCTCGGCAAGAAATTTTGTCAAACATTATGGAAGATGGGCAGTTGTAACAG GTTGTACATCAGGGATTGGGAAGCAGTTCTGTAGACAACTAGCTGAACGAGGGGTCAACATTGTGTTGATTGGAAGAAATTCAGAACTTTGTGCTAAAGAATCAAg GTATCTTGAAAAGCGATATGGTGTTCATACTTTCACTATAATTCATGATTTTTGCACTGCATCTGCTGACCAGTATGCAGGAATCACAGACATTCTCAAAGATAAAGAAATTGggatattaataaataatgctGGAGTTCATTATGATCATCCAATGTATTTTACAGAG GTTGATCCAGAACGTCTATATGCAATAACACAAGTAAACATGACTGGATTAGTTATGTTAACTCATGCTATTGTACCATCTATGATAGCGAGAAGAAAGGGATTGATAGTAAATCTTTCATCTGGAGCAGGATGGCTTCCCGTCCCTCTTATTACACTATATTCTGCTTCGaag GCATTTGTCAGTCATTTTTCAAAGTCACTTGGTATGGAATTGAAGCAACATAATATTCATATACAATCCTTAGAACCGATGTATATATCAACCAGAAtgtcaaaattttcatcattgcTGAGCTCAACAAGTCctaatgctaaaatatatgtcAAGAATGCATTGAAATCATTTGGAAAAGTTAGACATGGCACTGGACATTATCCACACACTATACAG ATGCTGATAATCAGGTGGTGTCCTCATTGGTTAGCTGTACGTGCATCAGCCATTCTCCAGCACCATTTACATTCAGAAGGTTctcagaaaaaattgaaaaaagaatga
- the LOC120331975 gene encoding uncharacterized protein LOC120331975 encodes MATKGSPGSYKRYNGFPKSTYTDRTRSMLTSTGPKSNSAMSTRTYSRIKNNYPRRSNSGNQELRKSLTFEDERSPQAQVDNSVSDLQELENEQELLKRMIDQQKQLQELRERQKRVLVLQQQLASMEMNAETSMEEKLSKLKTAKTRLDELQKLVGTIKSAESVNGGGDSPSKDIPDKNQQVKMALGELNELKTLINMMSSEPGKFNRPPVVTLEPVFPNSIGAEDEIEQQKNENYQPVLPEVSVIQYADEQEESPAKGCSKRRSSNRKKTANASPNPAQYPSPYQSQMESARKSPYRIQNSGARKKMKSVQAKSPQKDEGQESSERLWGEMRRHQLLLEELRERRRELEELMNMTNEMKEDDDDEEEEENGEEYNDTNASIRSNLGSPDESRGVSDSEPNNLETSQSDRLFGLSEPDTRRLIDLIRNQKSLGATTEKTTATWGSSSSGSSNESSDDENVDDSRLAENNNTQFRNAFELRQRGNALSKPTNQNQNNSMVPATFRDAFTQLDYKKEHEIDFRPPTRRRRNITQQPITPAMDSTSLKGDIGKLQEDLLSSNATMHLLLEDQKSLSQLLLNTLNLQQTSVSGNLCYGISPDFLIYQLDNCSAQFASILKETKELYWQMYGLTKNPESSGKPTAAQATRTPLATLDYVSEPLTSLYQNQQDSFALKPTQAEVPSKETMLANAPFMGDGGGFQFSETQMYASVQQEQSEASVDADNDLFEALRDSIYSEAAILISQNEARPHFLIELFHSLQQLDTDYLRQHALYVLQDVMKGYIPSSPRKNDKAKQSPTSFKSKKRNPKKGSFSENTPSESAATSEDELYAKLKARASADTGYDLSLKVSSASELSTPSGEGNETNPFAADDLGSTVIHLDAALRHMREMERMKQEILSSANIGKRVLAEQGPIGAIKKPDKNEVPHLNTKLLRARIKHIVSEVIPLLKANHDKTLDKKLVNVLQSKIVQCVGKGMDENRGLANGFPENGEGDDVDKVSMESFFSGQLNSILDDSFKKFLGQRIGSCGEDLVVGLSEVLFNELAFFYMMQDLDKSKQDAAKLSGVPTIKIDQDGDGQVEDEEEESNSQEEAVNDDEDQNGEDSEVSNGVDVPDSELQDKSNMKDSSTKNPVTVDLSVSETKPLTSYGSGEDEEEEGSGEEYEYQEQDVPTSMQHDADDVAPKNDGGISVENIQEEQNIENDNKENQPDSDESDNKTE; translated from the exons ATGGCGACAAAAGGCTCGCCTGGCAGTTACAAGCGATATAATGGTTTTCCGAAGAGTACGTACACTGATAGAACCAGGAGTATGTTGACATCAACTGGACCTAAATCGAACAGCGCAATGTCAACACGAACATACTCTcgaattaaaaacaattatccCAGAAGATCCAATAGTGGCAATCAAGAGCTGAGGAAAAGTTTGACATTTGAAGATGAGAGATCTCCACAAGCACAAGTGGATAATTCCGTTTCTGATTTACAG GAATTGGAAAATGAACAAGAATTATTAAAAAGAATGATTGATCAACAGAAACAGCTACAAGAATTGAGGGAAAGACAGAAACGTGTTCTTGTGTTGCAACAACAATTAGCAAGTATGGAAATGAATGCTGAAACATCAATGGAGGAAAAGCTCTCCAAGCTAAAAACTGCGAAAACTAGATTAGACGAACTACAAAAATTAGTAGGGACAATTAAGTCCGCTGAATCTGTGAATGGTGGGGGTGACAGTCCATCTAAAGATATACCCGACAAAAATCAGCAGGTCAAAATGGCATTAGGTGAGTTGAATGAATTAAAAACTTTAATCAACATGATGTCATCAGAACCTGGAAAGTTTAACAGACCACCAGTGGTGACCCTTGAACCTGTTTTCCCAAACTCTATTGGTGCTGAAGATGAGATTGagcaacaaaaaaatgaaaattatcaacCTGTGTTGCCAGAAGTGAGTGTTATCCAATATGCTGATGAGCAGGAAGAGAGTCCAGCTAAGGGATGTTCTAAAAGACGCTCTTCAAACAGAAAGAAGACTGCAAATGCCAGTCCTAATCCAGCACAATACCCCAGTCCTTACCAGAGTCAAATGGAAAGTGCAAGGAAAAGCCCGTACAGAATCCAGAATAGTGGTgctagaaaaaaaatgaaaagcgTACAAGCAAAAAGTCCTCAGAAGGATGAGGGTCAAGAATCTTCAGAACGATTGTGGGGGGAAATGAGAAGACATCAACTTCTGTTAGAGGAGTTAAGAGAGAGGAGAAGAGAGCTAGAAGAATTgatgaatatgacaaatgaaatgaaagaggatgatgatgatgaagaagaagaagaaaatggAGAGGAATACAATGATACTAATGCGAGTATAAGATCAAATCTTGGATCTCCAGATGAAAGTCGTGGAGTTTCAGATTCTGAACCTAATAATCTAGAAACAAGCCAAAGTGATAGACTTTTTGGTTTGAGCGAACCGGATACAAGACGTCTAATTGATTTAATCAGAAATCAGAAAAGTTTGGGTGCGACAACAGAGAAAACTACTGCCACTTGGGGGAGTTCTAGCTCCGGGAGCAGCAACGAAAGCTCAGATGATGAAAATGTGGATGACAGCAGACTTGCTGAAAACAATAACACACAATTCCGGAATGCTTTTGAGCTGCGACAGAGAGGAAATGCGCTTTCTAAACCAACAAATCAAAATCAGAACAATTCTATGGTTCCTGCTACATTTAGAGATGCATTTACCCAACTTGACTACAAAAAAGAACATGAAATTGATTTTAGGCCACCCACACGAAGACGACGTAACATTACACAGCAGCCTATAACCCCAGCAATGGATTCCACTTCACTGAAAGGGGATATTGGAAAACTACAAGAAGATTTATTAAGCTCAAATGCAACAATGCATTTGTTGCTTGAAGACCAAAAATCTTTATCACAGTTGCTCCTGAATACACTAAATCTTCAACAAACCTCTGTATCTGGTAATTTGTGTTATGGAATATCGCCAGATTTCTTGATCTACCAACTTGACAACTGCTCAGCACAATTTGCATCTATCTTGAAAGAAACCAAGGAGCTTTATTGGCAGATGTATGGTCTAACAAAGAACCCAGAAAGCAGTGGAAAACCTACAGCAGCCCAAGCCACAAGAACGCCACTGGCAACTTTGGACTACGTTTCTGAACCATTGACTTCACTTTATCAAAATCAGCAAGATTCTTTCGCTCTGAAACCAACACAGGCTGAGGTACCAAGCAAAGAAACAATGCTCGCAAATGCACCTTTCATGGGTGATGGTGGTGGCTTTCAATTCAGTGAAACACAAATGTATGCTTCTGTGCAGCAAGAACAAAGTGAAGCCAGTGTTGATGCCGACAACGATTTATTTGAAGCATTGAGAGATAGCATCTATTCTGAAGCGGCAATTTTAATTTCACAGAATGAAGCACGTCCTCATTTTTTGATTGAGTTATTTCATAGCCTCCAGCAGCTTGACACGGACTATCTTCGGCAACATGCTTTATATGTATTACAGGATGTAATGAAAGGTTATATTCCATCTAGTCCAAGAAAAAATGACAAAGCCAAACAGTCACCCACTAGTTTTAAAAGCAAAAAGAGGAACCCTAAAAAGGGGTCATTTTCGGAGAATACCCCTAGTGAAAGTGCCGCTACCAGTGAAGATGAGTTGTACGCTAAATTGAAAGCAAGGGCATCAGCTGACACTGGTTATGACTTGTCTCTCAAAGTTTCAAGTGCAAGTGAGTTGTCCACACCTTCAGGTGAAGGTAACGAAACTAATCCATTTGCTGCTGATGATTTAGGAAGTACAGTGATTCATCTCGATGCCGCTTTGAGACATATGAGGGAGATGGAACGTATGAAGCAAGAAATTCTGAGCTCTGCTAATATTGGTAAAAGAGTTTTAGCTGAGCAGGGTCCAATTGGTGCAATAAAAAAGCCAGATAAAAATGAAGTCCCGCATCTCAATACTAAACTACTTAGAGCTCGAATCAAGCATATTGTATCTGAAGTAATTCCACTTCTCAAAGCGAATCATGATAAAACATTGGACAAAAAATTGGTGAATGTGTTGCAAAGTAAAATTGTGCAATGTGTTGGAAAAGGGATGGATGAAAATCGTGGGTTGGCAAACGGGTTTCCGGAAAATGGTGAGGGAGATGACGTGGATAAAGTAAGCATGGAGAGTTTCTTCTCCGGTCAACTTAACTCAATTCTGGATGATTCTTTCAAGAAATTTCTAGGCCAAAGGATTGGCTCATGTGGTGAAGATTTAGTTGTGGGCCTTTCAGAAGTTCTTTTTAATGAATTGGCATTCTTTTACATGATGCAGGATTTGGATAAAAGTAAACAAGATGCGGCAAAACTATCTGGAGTgccaacaataaaaattgatcaagATGGGGATGGACAGGTTGAAGATGAGGAAGAAGAATCTAACAGCCAGGAGGAAGCTGTAAATGATGATGAAGACCAAAACGGGGAGGATTCAGAAGTCAGCAATGGTGTTGACGTTCCAGATTCTGAATTGCAAGATAAATCAAACATGAAGGATTCTTCAACGAAAAATCCGGTTACAGTTGACTTGTCTGTCAGTGAAACAAAACCGTTAACAAGCTATGGATCTGGTGAGGATGAAGAAGAGGAAGGTTCAGGAGAAGAATATGAATACCAAGAACAAGATGTTCCAACTTCAATGCAACATGATGCTGATGATGTAGCACCAAAGAATGATGGTGGAATCTCTGTCGAAAACATACAGGAGGAGCAAAACATTGAAAATGATAACAAAGAAAATCAACCTGATTCTGATGAATCTGACAACAAAACAGAATAG
- the LOC120330616 gene encoding uncharacterized protein LOC120330616, which translates to MPRGGRRSAGRSPSPRPAPERRRAPSPPPPQQTRAPAHPPPTQMAPPAAQGPGLMGQMAATAGGVAIGSVVGHGVSSALFGGGSRDSGSDVTYQEPPPQQQPQQYNQQQNVCGYELDQFLQCAQNNPDITLCEGFNDALKQCKARYNQYV; encoded by the coding sequence ATGCCACGTGGCGGTAGAAGAAGTGCTGGTCGGTCGCCATCTCCAAGACCAGCGCCTGAAAGAAGAAGAGCACCCAGTCCACCACCTCCACAACAAACTCGGGCACCAGCCCATCCGCCACCTACACAAATGGCACCGCCGGCCGCACAGGGGCCAGGATTAATGGGACAAATGGCTGCTACAGCTGGAGGTGTTGCTATTGGAAGTGTGGTAGGACATGGAGTTTCAAGTGCCTTGTTTGGAGGCGGGAGTAGAGACAGTGGGTCCGATGTTACATATCAAGAACCACCACCTCAGCAGCAGCCACAACAATATAACCAGCAGCAGAATGTTTGTGGTTATGAGCTTGATCAATTTCTCCAGTGTGCTCAAAATAACCCAGATATAACCTTGTGTGAGGGATTCAATGATGCTCTCAAACAATGCAAAGCAAGATATAATCAATATGTCTGA